In Pagrus major chromosome 23, Pma_NU_1.0, the genomic window CCAACTGCGGCCTTGGATTCACATCCTCTCAGACCAAATGGGCTTCAATGCTGAGAAAAGTTGGCGACATACACTTTTAAAAtttgttttgtacttttaaaCCCCTGATTTTTACCAGTTAATCACCAGGGCTGCAGtatattgtaaaataaatcatattgtgattttttttaaagataaaaatcaTGACGAAGTGACATTTTTTGGGGTCTgtatcaaacaaaaatgtttccttGCATCTGGAAAACCGTATTTGTAGGCCTGGACGTCTTTGCAGTACTACGGTGCTTCAttgtaatgctgttttgtcacacattttcctTTATCAAACAATTTCTGATGATTGCGATTTTGATCTTGCACTTGGTGATATTGTGATTTTTGATAGTATTTGGATTAATTGTACAGCCCCAATTTGCATGTAACATGTTTACACCACCTGTAAGATTAGACCCTTTATACAGCTGCACTTCTGCACTGTGAAGAGCCCGTCATCTCCACTGAGGCTGTTGCCCAGGGAGGCAGACTGAATCTGGGCATGTGGCTTAAACTCCTCCAGCGTGGGGGAATAAGCCCTGACCTTTCAGCTGGCACCTTGGCTATCCCATTCACTCGCAGCTTCCTGCTGCCGCACACAGGGATTTCTCACCAGCTATTTTTAAAGCTTCGTATTTGTTCTGGGTCTTCCTGGGATAGcgccatgttttgtttctttttctctcacatcctcctctgtctgttgcTAATTTTTTTTGCGATCAGATAACTCTTCTCTACTTATACAACACACTCTGTGAGCATCCTGCAATCATTATCTTGTTTCTTAATCAATGCATTTAATCAATTAGCACAAGCTCATAATAATCTTCTAGCCTTCTCTTCGTTAAGTTTAATCTCATTGCATTTCTGTTTCATTCTTAGCCCTTTTTCTATTTCTGATAAAGTTGGGTTCCTGTATATTGCATCAGCTCTTGCAGTAACACTTCCTCAAAACTTTGGTATGTGCAGCATTACATCCTCAACTTGGTCAACCCtaatatgattttattttcttaaataacATCTAGCCAATGCCAGCTAccttttgcatttacattttgtcttcTAAATATGGTTCGGTTGGGTTAGCCTCACAGGTGGAACGTTAGGAAGATGAGTTGTGCTTCAGCTTTGCAGTCTGTGGTTTAAGCGCTCGAAAGGATATGAATCATCAAGCTCGCTTGAAAAAGGAAGTTTGCAGTCAATTCTTGACAGACAAAAAAGGCTTGGTGGTAGCCTAACATGCGACTTTGTCACTGTATCATCAAGTGTAAAAGCTTGGGCGGTATCCAGATACGCTATGTACCgcagcattttaatattttgctaATGTCTTTGGTAGGTGTACAAAATTGCATGCAAGTCAATGGATTTTGCTGCATTGTCATTTTGCTGGAGGATGTACTAACTTTAGCAGCTCCAGTTGCATTAGACTGGGTGTTGCAACTCTACTTGATCATAAGCTTATTACTTATTAAAGCAGCATGACAAGGATACATTAAAGTGTAGAGAAATCGTGCAGATAAAAGGGACAGATGCAAAGGTCTCCAGCTGACTTGAGTGTTGCATGAGAGAGGCCAACAGAGACATCAAAGCAGCCATAGATCTGCTGGTGACATCTTCAATAGGGAGGCGAGGCTGAGAGCTAAATGTCACCTCACAAAGGTTGCCAGTTCTCACTTTTAGTGAAGCGACACTGGTGACCTGGTTCGGTCTCTAAGGTAAAAGTGTGCCCACTCTCTAGTAACACTAATTCGTGTGATAATCATCAACTATAAGACTTCCACTTCTCAAATTATCGGTACAGGTGGCTCTGCTGTGCACGACGACAGTGGCTTTGGTCGAACCACAAAATCAGATTTCGTGATTTTCTGTCCTCTGGGTGCCATATGGCTGTGATATGATACAATTGTTTATCCCTTGCAAGAAAAGAAGCTGTGTACTTTGTAGTGAAAGTCGCAAGCATGGCTATTTTCAAGGTTTTCAGTTTACCAATGTTGCACAAGCTCGGCTACTTGTTGCTCTCGCTCTGCTGCACTTTAGTCCTCGTGTTTTCCTCCCTTTGAAAGGCCTGACCAGTAAAACCTACTGTGTGGTCAATGGCACCAGAGTCTCTGGTCAGGATTTTTAGAATAAATGAAACAAGTCATTCATTGCTTTATTgtagtatttcttttttttttcagcttaaGCTAAACAATATAAATTGGGTGACTCTAACCAAAACTGAAATAGTTTCTCCAGCATTGTTGTCCTTCAATGAATGCAGTTGGAGCTCTTACATGTAGTGCTAATTACAGACCTGCTGCCAGATGTATAAACGGTGCGTTTGCACAGAAAACATGCATGCGTCTTGTGCCCCAcataaacttttctttttaaagaaagaatgtGTGTTGAGAAGAAGAACCCCTCAGGCGTACTTCAGACCAGGTGTATACACATTTTTCTTAAGACAAATGATGAGTTGGAAATGAAAGATGTAACCATATAATTAAGCATTCAGTAAAATGTCATCCAGACGGCATTTataaacttaattttaaaatgttaaagcgGTTACTTTTATAATTTTGCTTATTTACATTGGAGCCATTCCTTTCCTGTTAACAAACTTTTAATTTGATCCTGAACTGTGAAGCGATTTGTAAACTCTGACCTATACATTAATCATTGATCATCcttctgacatttaataatgATGAGATGATGGTTTACAGGCACTATAAATAGCCACAGCCATGCGTAATCATAACAAATGCAAATTACAATTTCACCAGGAACACATCTggttaaattgtattttttttcttctttgccaTTTTTCACATTGACATGTCTAATAGATGGTGGAGCAGGCAGAAAGTATCGATGTGAAACCGGATGTTTAAGAGCCTTTCTACATCCATTTATGGCAATGCAGCTCCTGCACGTGCACCCATTGCCACAGTGACtcagatttataaaacagaatcaGGCGTAAGCACAGTTTTATAAATCTGAAAAGAATGTGTATACATATTTGTGTGTTCGTGTGTACACACAGTTTTAGTTGTGAATCTACTACAGAAGCCAGAGACGCAACATTTTCCACAAATAACTGATGACTAATAGCTGATttctcaaaagaaaataaacactacTAATCTGCTGAAGATGACCCGTTAGTCAACtaacttttattcattttcagtgtttgatttCAGTCAGCTGCAAAAGTTTATGAGAGACAGACTGTTGGATAAGATCAGGAAAGACTCTTTTTGCAAAACTGATGTTACAGGAGAGTCATGGCCCTAAAACCCCCTCCCTCCATAAAGCCTGTATCATCCCACAGGGATTCCCTGGTCCTCACTGAGCTCACTGATCAATTATCTTCAGCAATGTTTCAACGACACTAATGACTCCTGTCGAGCGAATCCTCTTGATGacaccgtcacacacacactttcctctTCGGTCCCTGAATGCCTCATTAGCCATAATCCCACTTTCTATAATCTTACAGCTCAGCAGTGTTGCTAAGGAACGGACCTAATCTGAAGCCTCAGCTGATGCCAAGCCTgttgtgtttgtaaaactgtGCTGCTGAGCCCTGTCAAGCAAACGGCTTATCCTCCCGGACTGTGCAGGTGGAGGTCAGGACACAGAGGTGGAGAGGTTCAGCATCACGTCCAGTGTTTGTTTGGCCTGTGTGTTGTCTCCCAGCAGGCTGAACAATGACAGGGCCTTTCCCCGTCAGCTCCGCATGTAGCCAGTTAGCCACAGGCCGCATTGTTGGAGCAGAGTTAGCCAGAAAGAATGTGCATCATTATGAGTTGGTGACGTCAATATTGTTAGAACTAATCCATTTTACTGAGTGCACGAGCCTTTAATTTGCTGAATCAACAATTTCATACTTGGTTAAGATGGCATCTCGCAGTGATGTGGCTGTGTGCAGGCATTGTATAATGCATtcgtaaacatttttttatgcaatGTTGTTGCCAGTGAAAGACTGCAGGAAAGCAACACTGGCTGATGCACACAGTAAGCAATTAAACCCTGGTGCATCTCTATAAAGAGGCCCATCATTCACCACGAGTCAATACAGTGTTACTTCTACTCAAACATTGCTTCATGAAAACCACTGTAGTTTTAAAACTTGGGTATagttttctgcatttattttggCCATTGTATTTACtgatcagtgttattcactCTGCCATCAAAAGGACTGGATATCATTTATGAATTTTCTAAAATAGTAATGGGACAACACCTACCTCGGCCACAGTCTGTTCCCCTTGCTGCTGTCTGGaggatacagaagtatccgctacCACCAGACTACgaagcagcttcttttctcagaCTATGAGACTCCTGAACGCATCCTCCGCActtatcataaaaaaaaaattttcttGCTTTTCGTGTAGCATAAAGGACTAAAAGTTGCTTTTCATTgcacaaccctgtgttgtagaatgaaCCTTGAACTGtgagattttattttgatactcaaccctttttttttaacatgagaaatataaacatgtttttctcagaGACACTTAAAGAAGCAAAAGGTCTCATGTTGTGTAAACACTAGCAGCTGCGCCAGAACATCATAAAAACTGTTTGATATCAACAATAACTATTTAAACTACTTAAACTCACTGCACAACTCGTCTTCAACACACCTCAGTTTTTCCTACAGAAAGACAGTGTAATAGTGGCAGGGACGGGGAGGTTTATATGTGTCTATTAAAATATAACTGAGGGAATATGTTGTGTTCTCTtggacagatttaaaaaaatacccaAAAAACCCTACACTACCCACTAAATGGGTTGCCAAATATACTTTGGCAGCCTGCTCAAGTAAAGTCTTAGTGTGGGAAACCCTTCTCCTTGCTTGCACTGTGGAGAGGAGTAGATCCTTATCAGGGTCCTCATGAGAGATAATGCGAGAAGAGTTGAATTTTGATAAACTTGTAATGAAGGTTACATTTCaaggtggaaaaataaatttCTTAAATCCAGCcgggctgcaactaataattatttttacactatCTGATCAGCGAATCAGTAAAACAAACTTGACTTCACCATCACCaggttttttcattttctaacttGTAGTCGTCCTCCCCAACTGAAGCTGATTCAAGTGACATCACTCGAGGCAATTTATCAATCtttgcagctttctctggagctaAAAAAGCTTAATACAACTTTTTAAACATAAGCAGTAATGCCCCCTGAGACCTGTAAGCACACATTCATTTGTAAAATAAGTGGATTTTCCTCTTTAGGCCCTGCATCTTTATACTCCATTCACTTTCAGTGTAGCTAACTACTGTAACTACTATAAGCCCCCTGTTTGTTTAGGAACTTCGTAAGTACAGTGTGTATAATGCAGTATTTATAATAGGACCAGGCACTTCCTCCTGTGACAGCTTGGCACACTGCATTCGTAGTGCAGCTTGCTGCAGGAGACAGCTCGCACAATAAGAACCCAGTAgaggaagtgagaaaaacaacctGTTCCTTGAATCTTAAAGAATGATATGACGGCATTGTTGTGTTATCTGCTCTTgttttcctgcctctctctctctctgtgaaacAAGGAGCCTCTCACTCTCCAAccagaaacactcacacacagctgaccGGCCAAAAGCCTGCTGTTGGCAGACTGGGAATTTGTGCTTTAATGGACTGACAGCAGTCCCATTTGGAAAATTGGAGCTGCATTCTCAGTTCCTGCTTGGCTAACACCCAACTATATATGGCAGACACAATAGAGCAGAGACGAGGGTTAGTTGGAAGGCCACAGAAACAGGTTTTTGTGTTTGCACTAGAGTGATTTATTGTCGTTCCTCAGATTGTAAATCCTGTGTTGGGGTATTATTTTTGCAGAGAGTTTCCACCTTTGTACAGCATGTCATCAGTTACGATTGTTGATCTGGTGTTTTTCTCGTGTGTTTGCTTTATACTGATTTGTTAGCTTGCCTGCGTTGATTTATGTTGGCCTTAAACTCACGTTAAGTCACGTAACTCATATTAACACTGACTAGCAACGGCAAATGAAACTGAGCTAACAAATGCAGGTAGGGATAATTGATGCTAACTTTCGGTTGGCTTCagggttgtttgttttttctgtacaCAGGTTTGATCTTTGACATTCAAGCACCGATCTTCTGTTTTAGCTCTTTAACATAAGGATACAGTTTTCTTCTTCAAGAGTTATAAATTCCTCTTCTATAGTTTGAAGGTAGGgactgcaactaacgattattttcaccATAAATTTAGTCTATAAGATAtcaaaagattttaaaaaagctcatcacaatttcccagagcccaaagtgacgtcttcaaatagCTCTTTTTGTCCacccaacagtccaaaacccaaagactctacTTTTActaaatcacaaagaaaagcagcatttttacatttaagaagctgaaacaagcaaaaatgataaattaatcattaattgGCACAGTACAACTCTACTTGAGAGCATGGCTTCATGTTCTGTTGACTTCAGATACAGGAAGTTGGGTTTTTTTCGACATGAGAATGTCGAAAACATTCAGGATGAGAAGTTTTAGGGCGTAGTTGCCTGCTGACTGAGAGGAATGTTTCCTCAATGGTTCAAAAAACAAGTCAGATTGAATAACTATAAACTAAATGTGACCTGACAATGTGTTGCTTATTTGATCACTAAGTAGTCTCAGTTCTCCTCATAACACATCAACGGCTTTGTCTATTATTGCCTGCATCAGGAAAGTGCTGTATTGACAAGCATTTACTAACTCAAACACCATTAGACTGCTGTGTGAGGACTACATGGAGGACAAGTGGAAAACAGACCACACAGAACAGTGTTATGAGAGCACCATCATCCAGCTGCCTCTTTGCTTTTGCAGGTGTGGATTAGCTATGTATTGCTTTGCCCATATGTGCACCATATGTTAATAGATAGTGCTTTTTCCACAGCTATTTTGTGAGCAGCAATCGAGTTTTGTAGAGTCCTCTAAGCGCCTCTATGTTCTCCGAAAACGAAGATGATCTCACCACGTTTGTGTGTTGTTCCCTGCTCAGAATCAGCATTCGCAATCCTAATCAGTAGTGACTGGTGTGACGGTGCAGCTGGGTGTAGATAGCCACATTAgcactgctgtttttctgttgtctgGCAGCAGTTTGTGGTATGAGGGGAAACAAGTGAGAGAGAAGCCCTGGAGCCCAGATAAGCTTTCAGACCACTGGTCTCTGCTGTATGTCAGAGGGCTGTCCTTAGCCCAAGGCTAAGAAGTGACTCTGGGATAATTTTGGctctttacacacacagatttttaaCCTAGGGCTCTGCACATCTACTAGCCCTGGGTTAAATGTCCATTGGATCGTGCCAGTGTGAAAGCTTTCTTAGGGCTAACAGCTCCCTTTGCCTGGGGCTAAGTGCTGTGTGAAAAGCACTTGTGTATGTTTGTGGGGTGTGCAATATGGCCAAAATCTTCTGTATCCCAGTAATAAatagtaattttatttttattaacagCATAGATCACGACAAAGTAATTTGTTCTGTAAATTCAAAGAAACTGTTTGAAATAACAATACTCTACTGTAGTACACATTCaattaacataaacaaatgtCAGGACATGTAGGGATGCAGTTGTTCAGGTATACTTTGGTATGAAAATGTTCGGTTATCATAGCATATACATTTGCATATCCAACCTATTGGATTCTACTGTCTGACTGTGTTATTAAATTTacatatatttcaagtttatatcaggTTTAATATCTGTGAGGACATCATATCTTGTGGATCATAATAAAGCTTTGGTTCAAGCCAAAAAACccttgtttttattaatttaacgGTAATTGTAATTGATAATAAATGTTATACTGTAATATTGTTCATATTTTCTATCATGCAATGAAAATAAGATACTGTTACAACCCTACTGACATGAGACAACACTTGAGTTTAAAACAAAAGAcggtaaaacaataaaaaaaattcaaaagggAAGCTCAAGCTTCAAGGTTCTGAATGAGCACAATAACTTCAATACAGGTTTCAAGGTTTTAACATTCAGGTGCAAATAAGCACCAGTCCAACTTCAGTCAGTGCAATACGAAAATCACACAAATTCCAGGTGCATTATCGTCACCAACTGTCGCTCTCAGGTCATGTGAACTGAGCTCTCAAGATCTTTGCGCACTTAAAAATAATGATCACGCTACCCATGACAATCCACACCCAGCTATTGtgaactttttttattttactgagaAATATTTTGTTGTCTGGTGAGCTGCTGTCTGcgcatggaaaaaaaaaactattcacAGCGATGTCTGTGGATCGTCACCCTTAACCTTGTCACCCTGTCTGGACAGAGTTGCtgcctttaaatgttttcatactgCAAGTTCCCTTATGCTACAGGAAGTATCTCCAAACGTCAGCaaatcacactgaaaacatCAGGATGAATACATGACAAACAGACAATAAGAGGAGCAGGCGTTTCTTCCTCCATGAACTTCTGCTTTACATTGTAAGAGCCGCTCAGGTGAAAGTTCACTGAGGTTTCACTGTGGATAAGTAATCCATAATGATCATCCAGCTGGCAGACTAATAACCAAGCTGCCTAAGTCAGATTTCATTAAATCCAAGGGCAAAAAGGGAAGTGGACCCATGTCATCTGTCCTTATCACTTTATTTCCCCTATAGTCTAACCAGCCCTCTCTGCTGTCACTTTCTTTCTGTGATTAGAGCACGATGGCAGAGCAGGAGCCTACACCAGAGCAGCTGGCAGAGATTGCAGCAGCCAACGAAGAATGCACCACCTCAGTCAACTACAAGCCTCCTGCCCAGAAGAGCTTACAGGAGATCCAGGAACTGGATAAAGATGATGAGAGCCTGCGCAAGTACAAGGAGGCACTGCTGGGTAACCCAGCGGTTGCAGTGGGTAAGTGATCTCTGCTGAGTAACTCTTATGATCGGAACAactgtgtaaatgtacttttagcCATTAAGAAAGTTCACTCATAGATAAGCACACAGCTACACTCACTCATAGtattgtatgtgtatgtgttccAACAGCTGGTAAAGTcagtaaagtgtgtttacactacCAATAGTACCAATAATGACGGCAGTTATTTGTTGTGAAAACAATTCAGTTACTCAGACTGTTGAAAACTTGACGTCAAATAATTGAACAGAGTCATACTCTTGGTCAGATGTCTGATTAAGTCATTTTAGTTTATGTTATACTGTCATTTTATTTAGGTAAGGCCCTTACAGAGGTCTGTAGACAGACATTTGCTTTAAGACTTGCATTTCAGACGTATGGCTTttgtaaaatagaaaaaagggGGGGTTTTAGTAGTATACAAACaaagtaacattaaaaatgatttcatgtGTTGTATATTGAGAGTATTTGAACAGTATCTGCTCTTACAGGTACATTTTAAGGTCCAGGTCAATTCAAACGTTTTGAATGACTGACCTTAACACTGCACAAAGACATCAGATCATATCCAAATATGGAAAGTAAATGATTATTTGTAGATCATATGAAGTATAAAGATGTTTAGAACAGAGCGGTTTTATCTTTTGTCATTTCCACAGAACTCACAGTATGACTACACATTCTGTGTACCAGTATCGagtgacttaacagatattttgCAATATTTGCTTTTGTGATGAAGAGTAGATTAACCAACCACCATCACTgactgaaatattgatttaaaagaaATCATGAAGTATTACTGAATTTGAATAGTTCAGCTAAAGCATATCCTGACACCCTCAGGAAAACACCTCAGAGGTGGGAAAGCAATCGGCCACAGCCTGGAGTTTATAAGGTTATCAGAGCTGTGTTATTAATAACCAGGTTAGTCAACACATTTTCCCTCAGAGGTCTGTAGACGTTTCCGAGGCCAAGTACTGTCGTGTTTTATTGTTAGAATTAAAACTTCAAAGTTGAATATAATCACATATATCAATCTGTTTTAAAATCTAACTAGTGAGGCGTTTGGGGGAAAAAGCGATACTGTTAGAATAAAAAAACTATAGTTGATGAAATACTTTCCTTTTTGCTAAATTGGATTCTCTTAGGTGCTATTATTTAATGATCTCATGGTCATAATTTTGGATACCTTTCTCCCTGTCTTAGATCCCAGCCTCCCCAACGTCCAGGTGACGAAAATGACTTTGTTGTGTGAGACAGCGCCAGCCCCTCTGATCCTGGACCTGACGGGTGAGTAGAGCAAACATGGCGTTTTAAAACTcagcaacagttttgtttttcagagtgaaaacacatcACTCATAAGTTGACATCTGAACGTTGGCTGCTCAGAAGTCCACATTTATGCAGCTGTCTTTCCTTACAGCAGACACACTGGAAGAATGAACTGTTAGCAACACTAATTGTGAACAGTAATCACTCCCATCCTTGTGTGCAGATGTAGACCAAATTACCTGCTGGGTCATTATTCTGCTAATTAATAATGACTTGACTCCTGTGTAAGTGGGTTAATGAGCCATTTCCTGATGGCACTCATGCCCTCCCTCAGTGGACACTGAGccagaacagagcaggagagcTGTGCTCACTTTAGGTACTGTACCCCCTGGTGGTCAGTATCATTACTGCaggctgttaaaaaaaataacttgacTTTTGAAAAGTAATTAATTTCTAGTAAGACTACAACATAAAATCCCTATGTCTCTTAAATTCGTTTTTATGATTCAGGGTGAAATGCTTGTATGTTGCTTCAAACTGACCGTAAGTTACAGAGCTTGAAAGTCTTCAGTCACTTGACCgttgtttacatgttgtgttCCCATTCAGGAGACCTGGATAACTTCAAGAAGACCCCATTCGTGCTGAAGGAGGGAGTCGAATACAGAATGAAGATCAGCTTCAAGGTAAGAGAGTCTGGTCTCTGTCAATCCCAGgattcctctctgtctgtctcattgGACTGTTGGAGGCATGGACATGTtactgtctttgtctttgtcatggGAAACTGTTCAACAATATATAATACATGTTGCATTTTGCAGGTCAACAAGGAGATTGTGTCAGGCCTGAAGTATATTCAGACTTCCTTCAGGAAAGGAGTAAAGGGTAAGACaatgatttcatttcatcactgcCATTCCTCACATGAATTTTGACATTGAAGTGTAATGTAGGATCCTCAAACATGAAGGAAATATGTTTAATTGCTGTCTTTCTttgagttagatgagaagactaAAAAGTCAGCCATCATAGCTTAAGGACTAGAAACTTGTGGAAACAGCAGTGGTGAAGGTCACAAAATCTGCCTACTAGCACCTATAAAGCCCACCaattttttccagaaattgCCTTCTCTAGTTTGTAGCATAGGCGACATTATAAATGGCTACAACAGAGCAGAAGTTGCAAACAAGAAACTAGGGTGTGCACAGTATCTTGAAGAAGCCTCTCACAacccctcttctctccctctctgatgCACAGTTGACAAGTCGGAGTACATGGTTGGCAGCTACGGGCCCAAACTAACGGAACACGAGTTCCTCGCCCCCCTGGAGGAGTCGCCCAAAGGGATGATGGCCCGCGGCTGCTACACCGTCAAGTCCAAGTTCACCGATGACGACAAACACGATCATCTCTCCTGGGAGTGGTCCCTCACTATCAAGAAAGACTGGAAAGATTGATTCCTCCTCGCCACCATGATTTCGTCTCTCTTTCGTCGTCTTGCTGTCATTTCATTCTTTCTGTCTGGATCCGTCTCTGGATTATGTGTTGATTTAAGCTTTTGCTCTCTCCGTCCATTGACACCAGCTATCTTCTCCACCCGTTTCCTTTTCTCGTTCTAAAT contains:
- the arhgdia gene encoding rho GDP-dissociation inhibitor 1, which translates into the protein MAEQEPTPEQLAEIAAANEECTTSVNYKPPAQKSLQEIQELDKDDESLRKYKEALLGNPAVAVDPSLPNVQVTKMTLLCETAPAPLILDLTGDLDNFKKTPFVLKEGVEYRMKISFKVNKEIVSGLKYIQTSFRKGVKVDKSEYMVGSYGPKLTEHEFLAPLEESPKGMMARGCYTVKSKFTDDDKHDHLSWEWSLTIKKDWKD